One genomic segment of Tripterygium wilfordii isolate XIE 37 chromosome 9, ASM1340144v1, whole genome shotgun sequence includes these proteins:
- the LOC120006086 gene encoding protein FLX-like 4 isoform X2: MSARGRIRPSFERRSIQDPAMMRHRPFPGGHRPLEPLPPPEVLENKIASQAAEMERLARDNHRLAATQIALREDLAAAHQELERLKAHTRSIQTESDIQIRFLLDKIAKMEADIRSGEKVKKDLQQAHAEAQSLVNAREELTAQIQQVSQELQKAQVDIKILPDLHAELDSLTQEHERLRETFEYEKGSNMEQVEQLKAMEKNLIGIVREVENLRAEVLNSENRVHGNPFVGGYMHHNPPYPPYVQGSDAYFDGYGRPVVREAMIPYGNSNGPAATGGIGNAAVWRGPYNPSLSKR; this comes from the exons ATGTCTGCAAGAGGGCGAATTCGACCATCTTTTGAAAGACGATCCATCCAAGATCCTGCAATGATGAGGCATCGTCCATTTCCTGGAGGTCACCGACCATTGGAGCCCCTTCCTCCGCCCGAGGTTTTAGAAAATAAGATTGCTTCACAGGCAGCAGAAATGGAACGATTAGCACGGGACAATCACAGATTGGCAGCTACACAAATTGCTTTGAGGGAGGACCTAGCTGCTGCTCATCAGGAATTAGAAAGGCTCAAGGCGCACACTAGAAGCATCCAGACTGAAAGTGACATTCAGATAAGGTTTTTGCTGGATAAGATTGCAAAAATGGAAGCAGATATTAGGTCCGGCGAGAAGGTAAAGAAGGACTTGCAACAGGCACATGCAGAGGCCCAGAGCTTGGTCAATGCCAGGGAGGAGCTGACTGCACAAATTCAACAGGTCTCTCAGGAATTGCAGAAGGCTCAAGTTGATATAAAGATTCTACCAGATTTGCATGCTGAGCTAGACAGTTTGACACAGGAACATGAGAGGTTACG AGAAACATTTGAGTATGAGAAAGGTTCAAACATGGAGCAGGTGGAGCAACTGAAAGCAATGGAGAAGAATCTAATTGGAATTGTAAGAGAAGTGGAAAATCTGCGTGCTGAGGTCTTGAATTCGGAGAATAGAGTACATG GTAACCCTTTTGTAGGTGGCTACATGCATCATAATCCTCCATACCCACCCTATGTACAAGGCAGTGATGCTTATTTTGATGGATATGGCAGACCTGTTGTCAGAGAGGCAATGATTCCATATGGAAACAGCAATGGTCCGGCTGCTACTGGTGGGATTGGTAATGCAGCTGTCTGGAGAGGGCCTTATAATCCATCACTGTCTAAGAGGTGA
- the LOC120006086 gene encoding protein FLX-like 4 isoform X4, whose amino-acid sequence MSARGRIRPSFERRSIQDPAMMRHRPFPGGHRPLEPLPPPEVLENKIASQAAEMERLARDNHRLAATQIALREDLAAAHQELERLKAHTRSIQTESDIQIRFLLDKIAKMEADIRSGEKVKKDLQQAHAEAQSLVNAREELTAQIQQVSQELQKAQVDIKILPDLHAELDSLTQEHERLRETFEYEKGSNMEQVEQLKAMEKNLIGIVREVENLRAEVLNSENRVHGGYMHHNPPYPPYVQGSDAYFDGYGRPVVREAMIPYGNSNGPAATGGIGNAAVWRGPYNPSLSKR is encoded by the exons ATGTCTGCAAGAGGGCGAATTCGACCATCTTTTGAAAGACGATCCATCCAAGATCCTGCAATGATGAGGCATCGTCCATTTCCTGGAGGTCACCGACCATTGGAGCCCCTTCCTCCGCCCGAGGTTTTAGAAAATAAGATTGCTTCACAGGCAGCAGAAATGGAACGATTAGCACGGGACAATCACAGATTGGCAGCTACACAAATTGCTTTGAGGGAGGACCTAGCTGCTGCTCATCAGGAATTAGAAAGGCTCAAGGCGCACACTAGAAGCATCCAGACTGAAAGTGACATTCAGATAAGGTTTTTGCTGGATAAGATTGCAAAAATGGAAGCAGATATTAGGTCCGGCGAGAAGGTAAAGAAGGACTTGCAACAGGCACATGCAGAGGCCCAGAGCTTGGTCAATGCCAGGGAGGAGCTGACTGCACAAATTCAACAGGTCTCTCAGGAATTGCAGAAGGCTCAAGTTGATATAAAGATTCTACCAGATTTGCATGCTGAGCTAGACAGTTTGACACAGGAACATGAGAGGTTACG AGAAACATTTGAGTATGAGAAAGGTTCAAACATGGAGCAGGTGGAGCAACTGAAAGCAATGGAGAAGAATCTAATTGGAATTGTAAGAGAAGTGGAAAATCTGCGTGCTGAGGTCTTGAATTCGGAGAATAGAGTACATG GTGGCTACATGCATCATAATCCTCCATACCCACCCTATGTACAAGGCAGTGATGCTTATTTTGATGGATATGGCAGACCTGTTGTCAGAGAGGCAATGATTCCATATGGAAACAGCAATGGTCCGGCTGCTACTGGTGGGATTGGTAATGCAGCTGTCTGGAGAGGGCCTTATAATCCATCACTGTCTAAGAGGTGA
- the LOC120006086 gene encoding protein FLX-like 4 isoform X1 produces the protein MSARGRIRPSFERRSIQDPAMMRHRPFPGGHRPLEPLPPPEVLENKIASQAAEMERLARDNHRLAATQIALREDLAAAHQELERLKAHTRSIQTESDIQIRFLLDKIAKMEADIRSGEKVKKDLQQAHAEAQSLVNAREELTAQIQQVSQELQKAQVDIKILPDLHAELDSLTQEHERLRETFEYEKGSNMEQVEQLKAMEKNLIGIVREVENLRAEVLNSENRVHAGNPFVGGYMHHNPPYPPYVQGSDAYFDGYGRPVVREAMIPYGNSNGPAATGGIGNAAVWRGPYNPSLSKR, from the exons ATGTCTGCAAGAGGGCGAATTCGACCATCTTTTGAAAGACGATCCATCCAAGATCCTGCAATGATGAGGCATCGTCCATTTCCTGGAGGTCACCGACCATTGGAGCCCCTTCCTCCGCCCGAGGTTTTAGAAAATAAGATTGCTTCACAGGCAGCAGAAATGGAACGATTAGCACGGGACAATCACAGATTGGCAGCTACACAAATTGCTTTGAGGGAGGACCTAGCTGCTGCTCATCAGGAATTAGAAAGGCTCAAGGCGCACACTAGAAGCATCCAGACTGAAAGTGACATTCAGATAAGGTTTTTGCTGGATAAGATTGCAAAAATGGAAGCAGATATTAGGTCCGGCGAGAAGGTAAAGAAGGACTTGCAACAGGCACATGCAGAGGCCCAGAGCTTGGTCAATGCCAGGGAGGAGCTGACTGCACAAATTCAACAGGTCTCTCAGGAATTGCAGAAGGCTCAAGTTGATATAAAGATTCTACCAGATTTGCATGCTGAGCTAGACAGTTTGACACAGGAACATGAGAGGTTACG AGAAACATTTGAGTATGAGAAAGGTTCAAACATGGAGCAGGTGGAGCAACTGAAAGCAATGGAGAAGAATCTAATTGGAATTGTAAGAGAAGTGGAAAATCTGCGTGCTGAGGTCTTGAATTCGGAGAATAGAGTACATG CAGGTAACCCTTTTGTAGGTGGCTACATGCATCATAATCCTCCATACCCACCCTATGTACAAGGCAGTGATGCTTATTTTGATGGATATGGCAGACCTGTTGTCAGAGAGGCAATGATTCCATATGGAAACAGCAATGGTCCGGCTGCTACTGGTGGGATTGGTAATGCAGCTGTCTGGAGAGGGCCTTATAATCCATCACTGTCTAAGAGGTGA
- the LOC120006028 gene encoding WAT1-related protein At4g30420-like: MGGFLGDYKYALAMFGLQFSYAALAIVSRAAFVQGTSPRVFVVYRQAIATLFVGPIAYFTRRKSSGSSIGLRSFSLIFLVSLIGVTINQNIYFEGLFLASSPMASAMGNLVPAITFVMASIAGLEKVNIRSSRSIAKIVGTVFCVGGAVSMAMLKGPKLLNSEFPQANSIFSSGGENWLLGCLLLFGSSCCWSLWLILQVPLSISYPDPLSLSAWICFLATIQSAVLTFFLEQNADAWILHSKLELISVFFAGALGSGLSFFVQAWVVSQKGPLFSAMFNPLCTVIVTILATAFVHEDIYTGSMIGALGVVIGLYMVLWGKAKEHVKIEEDTDPNLPTVNILIDESSGKTGTKTDLEEPLLSDNSKDVDEISIRE; encoded by the exons ATGGGTGGATTCTTGGGTGATTACAAGTATGCATTGGCCATGTTTGGGTTGCAGTTCTCTTATGCAGCTCTTGCTATTGTCAGCAGGGCTGCATTCGTTCAGGGAACAAGTCCAAGGGTCTTTGTAGTCTACAGACAAGCCATTGCAACATTGTTCGTTGGACCTATTGCATATTTTACCAG GAGAAAATCAAGTGGAAGTTCTATCGGATTAAGGAGCTTCTCTTTGATATTTTTGGTCTCACTTATTGG AGTGACGATCAATCAGAACATATACTTTGAGGGTCTTTTCTTAGCCTCATCGCCGATGGCAAGTGCAATGGGGAATCTAGTCCCTGCAATCACTTTTGTAATGGCATCCATAGCAGG ATTAGAAAAGGTCAATATTCGAAGCTCAAGAAGTATTGCCAAAATAGTAGGGACAGTGTTCTGTGTTGGTGGAGCTGTATCAATGGCAATGTTGAAGGGTCCAAAGCTACTGAACTCAGAATTCCCACAGGCGAATTCCATTTTCAGCTCCGGAGGTGAGAATTGGTTGCTGGGATGTCTACTTCTCTTTGGAAGCTCTTGTTGCTGGTCACTTTGGCTAATTTTGCAG GTTCCACTTTCGATTAGCTATCCTGATCCATTATCACTATCAGCATGGATATGTTTCCTAGCAACAATACAGTCGGCTGTGCTTACATTCTTCTTGGAGCAAAACGCGGATGCATGGATTCTGCATTCAAAACTTGAACTAATTAGTGTTTTCTTTGCT GGAGCTCTGGGATCCGGCTTGTCCTTCTTTGTTCAAGCCTGGGTTGTATCACAAAAGGGTCCACTCTTCTCTGCAATGTTCAATCCTCTGTGCACAGTCATAGTGACCATATTAGCTACTGCATTTGTACATGAGGATATCTATACTGGAAG CATGATAGGTGCACTTGGTGTGGTCATTGGTTTATATATGGTGCTGTGGGGAAAAGCTAAAGAGCACGTAAAGATCGAAGAAGACACAGATCCTAATTTACCAACTGTAAACATCTTGATAGACGAATCGTCGGGGAAAACAGGAACTAAGACTGATTTGGAGGAACCACTTTTGTCTGATAATTCGAAAGATGTTGACGAAATAAGCATACGAGAATAA
- the LOC120006027 gene encoding uncharacterized protein LOC120006027, translating to MAKPKVVGHRARLAFDGEGPRKIFETSFGLKSMDKVVEAAELVKKEWVEVYVKTLHHIKDGLALLRCLQFKLDLLAPQLPTHEDVQLAQSMLQSWKTQCQGLRLNLRNANLQAKDNMRKAAQKVREQLLGGGEESTIRRRNLRTKAGMTSAAESITASLRRTRQLMVQEVERSASTLTTFEESTGVLRKAETEYKGHRSLLMRTRNLLSTMQRQDVIDRLDGTSCSIYILILILYLFKTGKHVAQ from the exons AGACCTCTTTCGGGTTAAAAAGTATGGACAAAGTGGTGGAGGCAGCGGAGCTGGTGAAGAAAGAATGGGTCGAGGTGTATGTAAAAACCCTACACCACATAAAGGATGGTTTGGCTTTGCTTCGGTGCTTACAGTTCAAGCTCGATCTTCTTGCACCGCAGTTGCCCACCCATGAAGATGTGCAGTTGGCTCAATCGATGCTTCAGTCGTGGAAGACCCAATGCCAGGG TTTGCGATTGAATTTGAGAAATGCCAATTTGCAAGCGAAGGATAACATGAGGAAAGCTGCTCAGAAAGTG AGGGAACAACTCCTTGGTGGGGGAGAAGAGTCTACGATTAGAAGACGCAACTTGCG GACAAAAGCTGGAATGACATCTGCTGCAGAGAGCATAACAGCGAGTCTTCGCCGTACTCGCCAACTAATGGTTCAG GAGGTGGAAAGAAGTGCGAGTACGCTTACGACatttg AGGAATCAACAGGAGTATTAAGAAAGGCTGAAACTGAATACAAGGGGCATCGCTCACTGTTAATGCGAACTCGAAATCTGCTCTCCACGATGCAACGTCAGGATGTTATTGATAGGTTAGATGGAACAAGTTGTTCCATTTATATTTTAATCTTGATATTATACTTGTTCAAAACAGGCAAACATGTAGCCCAATAG
- the LOC120006086 gene encoding protein FLX-like 4 isoform X3, translating to MSARGRIRPSFERRSIQDPAMMRHRPFPGGHRPLEPLPPPEVLENKIASQAAEMERLARDNHRLAATQIALREDLAAAHQELERLKAHTRSIQTESDIQIRFLLDKIAKMEADIRSGEKVKKDLQQAHAEAQSLVNAREELTAQIQQVSQELQKAQVDIKILPDLHAELDSLTQEHERLRETFEYEKGSNMEQVEQLKAMEKNLIGIVREVENLRAEVLNSENRVHGNPFVGGYMHHNPPYPPYVQGSDAYFDGYGRPVVREAMIPYGNSNGPAATGGIGNAAVWRGPYNPSLSKR from the exons ATGTCTGCAAGAGGGCGAATTCGACCATCTTTTGAAAGACGATCCATCCAAGATCCTGCAATGATGAGGCATCGTCCATTTCCTGGAGGTCACCGACCATTGGAGCCCCTTCCTCCGCCCGAGGTTTTAGAAAATAAGATTGCTTCACAGGCAGCAGAAATGGAACGATTAGCACGGGACAATCACAGATTGGCAGCTACACAAATTGCTTTGAGGGAGGACCTAGCTGCTGCTCATCAGGAATTAGAAAGGCTCAAGGCGCACACTAGAAGCATCCAGACTGAAAGTGACATTCAGATAAGGTTTTTGCTGGATAAGATTGCAAAAATGGAAGCAGATATTAGGTCCGGCGAGAAGGTAAAGAAGGACTTGCAACAGGCACATGCAGAGGCCCAGAGCTTGGTCAATGCCAGGGAGGAGCTGACTGCACAAATTCAACAGGTCTCTCAGGAATTGCAGAAGGCTCAAGTTGATATAAAGATTCTACCAGATTTGCATGCTGAGCTAGACAGTTTGACACAGGAACATGAGAGGTTACG AGAAACATTTGAGTATGAGAAAGGTTCAAACATGGAGCAGGTGGAGCAACTGAAAGCAATGGAGAAGAATCTAATTGGAATTGTAAGAGAAGTGGAAAATCTGCGTGCTGAGGTCTTGAATTCGGAGAATAGAGTACATGGTAAC CCTTTTGTAGGTGGCTACATGCATCATAATCCTCCATACCCACCCTATGTACAAGGCAGTGATGCTTATTTTGATGGATATGGCAGACCTGTTGTCAGAGAGGCAATGATTCCATATGGAAACAGCAATGGTCCGGCTGCTACTGGTGGGATTGGTAATGCAGCTGTCTGGAGAGGGCCTTATAATCCATCACTGTCTAAGAGGTGA
- the LOC120004957 gene encoding tetraspanin-15-like → MAEGKPIQPKTISGLISIFSFVLSLPILASVVWLWYMKDYDCENLLRLPRLQVGICIGMIALFVISNVAVFLRSRVPIVGFLLVLVPLIVMLTMGLALVGAYNMESRKIFASPRWFKSKVHDDRNWQNIKSCIYDSNVCNDLVSRSLTLKSYDFSTKKLSSLESGCCRPPVLCAMEYVNATYWRKQDQDSSNKTYTLFNGDCDSWENDSNLLCYDCQSCRNGFLRTMESKWWKLGVFLIVMSILLTASHLLLFLAAMWERIQQ, encoded by the exons ATGGCGGAAGGCAAACCAATTCAACCAAAAACCATTTCAGGCTTAATCTCgattttctcttttgttctttctcttCCAATTCTTGCTTCAGTGGTTTGGCTATGGTACATGAAGGATTATGACTGTGAAAACCTATTGAGGCTACCAAGATTGCAGGTTGGGATCTGCATTGGCATGATTGCGCTCTTCGTAATCAGCAATGTCGCCGTGTTCTTGAGATCTCGAGTACCGATTGTGGGGTTCCTCCTAGTTTTGGTGCCATTGATTGTGATGCTTACAATGGGGCTTGCACTTGTGGGTGCATATAACATGGAAAGTCGAAAAATATTTGCTTCTCCAAGGTGGTTTAAATCGAAGGTCCATGATGATAGGAACTGGCAAAACATTAAGTCTTGTATTTATGATTCAAATGTATGCAATGATTTGGTTTCCAGATCATTGACGCTCAAATCATACGATTTCAGCACAAAGAAACTATCATCCTTAGAG TCTGGATGTTGTAGACCTCCAGTCTTATGTGCAATGGAGTATGTGAATGCTACATATTGGAGAAAGCAAGATCAAGATTCGAGCAACAAAACGTATACGTTGTTCAACGGGGACTGTGATTCATGGGAAAATGATTCCAACTTATTATGTTATGACTGTCAAAGTTGCAGAAATGGTTTTCTGAGAACAATGGAAAGCAAATGGTGGAAACTAGGAGTTTTCCTTATAGTGATGTCGATATTGCTCACTGCATCTCATTTGTTGCTGTTTCTTGCTGCAATGTGGGAGCGGATCCAACAATAG